In the genome of Croceimicrobium hydrocarbonivorans, one region contains:
- a CDS encoding amidohydrolase family protein encodes MKWLKGLLAIVLGLPLLILFIALFALFLENKSTSYLKIKDHPEWENQSWCIRHVNIIPMNQDTVLLDQDLIIEDGIITAIGSNLEAKNLKVIDGGGAYLSPGLIDMHMHLWDRHELGLYLANGVTSVRSLLGMPFHLQVKDEIEAAEILGPDFYTSSPQLSGPEDGDPLKKPVSSPEETRALIQDYQNQGYDFIKTYNLLEKDCFDAAIAECEKLKIPLIAHPSFKVDYEYHMQPGISSVEHTEDIFQQALDYQYDREKLDLVIADYAQSQQAHCPTLTVFFNLSEIYRLQEDFLKREQNHYINPFIEFAAGDYERHIAHLEADSSAGDRIWKQHQFHLKIVKKLHEAGAFIICGTDAGIVGTAAGYSIHHELEFYRQCGMTNYEALRTATWNPSKVHPQFKDCGSIAIGMKANFILSSQNPLEQISSLEKPIWVMQKGRKLEAKSLSEFEAKAHDRSNFIATAVRVLKYMFWDK; translated from the coding sequence ATGAAATGGCTCAAAGGCCTCTTAGCAATAGTGCTGGGCCTGCCCCTGCTCATTCTTTTTATTGCACTTTTCGCGCTATTCCTGGAGAATAAAAGCACGTCCTATCTGAAAATTAAGGATCATCCCGAATGGGAAAATCAATCCTGGTGTATTCGCCATGTAAACATTATCCCCATGAACCAGGATACTGTTTTGCTAGATCAAGACCTCATCATTGAGGATGGCATTATCACCGCTATCGGTTCCAATTTGGAGGCCAAAAATCTAAAGGTGATCGATGGCGGAGGCGCCTATCTTAGCCCGGGCTTAATAGACATGCACATGCATCTTTGGGATCGGCATGAGCTGGGTCTTTACCTGGCTAATGGCGTAACCAGTGTTCGCAGTCTCTTGGGAATGCCCTTTCATTTGCAGGTAAAGGATGAAATTGAAGCAGCTGAAATTCTAGGCCCCGACTTCTACACTTCATCTCCCCAGCTTTCTGGCCCGGAAGACGGCGATCCACTTAAGAAGCCAGTTAGTAGCCCGGAGGAAACGCGGGCCTTGATTCAAGATTATCAAAATCAGGGCTACGACTTCATAAAAACCTATAATCTGCTCGAAAAAGACTGCTTCGATGCAGCGATCGCCGAATGCGAGAAATTGAAAATCCCCTTAATCGCCCATCCCAGTTTTAAGGTAGATTATGAGTATCATATGCAGCCAGGCATTAGCAGTGTTGAGCATACTGAAGATATCTTTCAGCAAGCTTTGGACTATCAATACGATCGCGAAAAATTGGATCTGGTGATCGCTGATTATGCCCAATCCCAACAAGCGCATTGCCCTACCCTCACCGTATTTTTCAACCTCTCTGAAATATATCGGCTCCAAGAAGATTTCCTAAAACGAGAGCAAAATCATTATATCAATCCCTTTATCGAATTTGCGGCCGGCGACTATGAGCGTCATATCGCCCATTTGGAGGCAGATAGCAGCGCCGGGGATCGCATTTGGAAACAGCATCAATTCCATTTGAAGATTGTCAAAAAACTGCATGAAGCCGGTGCTTTTATTATTTGCGGCACCGATGCGGGCATTGTAGGCACGGCAGCCGGTTATTCCATTCACCATGAATTGGAATTCTACCGCCAATGCGGGATGACCAATTATGAAGCCTTACGAACCGCCACCTGGAACCCCAGTAAGGTGCATCCACAATTTAAAGATTGCGGGAGTATTGCCATCGGCATGAAAGCCAATTTCATTTTAAGCAGCCAAAATCCATTGGAGCAAATCAGCAGCCTGGAAAAACCCATTTGGGTGATGCAAAAGGGTCGCAAGCTCGAGGCCAAATCCCTATCAGAATTTGAAGCCAAAGCTCACGACCGCTCTAATTTTATTGCCACGGCAGTGCGGGTGCTCAAGTATATGTTTTGGGATAAATAA
- a CDS encoding WG repeat-containing protein, giving the protein MKFSQLIILVFSFISTSSCEQKSEKEVTNYTYFNKSSSDSTAKEFLIAVTDEEHLQYGSRVAYLNKKGDTIIPFGKYGYLGTDTLTHYANVFEYPTDTSSGRRIAIDRNQNILYDLVFFDNGPDYFHEGLVRVERNEKMGFANKYGQILIPCDYDFVWWFEKGKAKVTFDAREIRDKYDYHTRIESEEWFYIDRNGKRIK; this is encoded by the coding sequence ATGAAATTCAGTCAATTAATCATATTAGTTTTTAGTTTCATAAGTACTTCCTCTTGCGAACAGAAATCCGAAAAAGAAGTGACTAACTATACCTACTTTAACAAGTCATCTTCAGACTCCACGGCAAAAGAGTTTTTAATTGCAGTTACAGACGAAGAACACCTGCAATACGGCTCCCGAGTAGCTTACTTAAATAAAAAAGGAGACACAATCATTCCGTTTGGCAAGTATGGCTATTTAGGAACTGATACTTTGACCCACTATGCCAATGTGTTCGAATATCCAACTGACACCTCAAGTGGAAGACGGATTGCAATCGACAGAAACCAAAATATCCTGTATGATCTAGTATTCTTCGATAATGGCCCTGACTATTTTCACGAAGGATTAGTTCGAGTAGAAAGAAATGAAAAAATGGGGTTTGCTAACAAATACGGTCAAATCCTTATCCCTTGTGACTATGATTTTGTTTGGTGGTTCGAAAAGGGAAAAGCGAAAGTAACATTTGACGCAAGAGAAATAAGAGACAAATATGATTACCATACCAGAATTGAATCTGAGGAATGGTTTTATATTGACAGAAATGGAAAAAGAATAAAATAA
- a CDS encoding type I restriction endonuclease subunit R: protein MTENINQNPEQKARDNIDKMLVEAGWIVQSKKKVDLYASKGVAVREYQTDVGPADYVLFVDRKPVGVIEAKREEQGEKLTVAEDQSKDYAESKLKYLNNDPLPFVYESTGVLTRFTDYRDPKPRSRPIFHFHRPETLLEWFGQVKTLRARLKDIPELDETGLRPAQIKAIRNLETSFKDNRPKALIQMATGAGKTFTACTFVYRLLKHADAKRILFVVDTKNLGEQAEQEFLKYQPTDDNRKFTELYNVQRLNSSYIASDSQVCISTIQRLYSILKGEELEESAEEENPNEKSWQWQKKEPMPVEYNAKNPIEQFDFVIIDECHRSIYNLWKQVLDYYDAFLIGLTATPDKRTFGFFNENVVSEYTYEESVADGVNVPYDVFTIETEITQAGAKIKAKEYVDKREKLTRKKRWERLDEDYEYTSNKLDKDVVNPSQIRHIIKAYKEALPSIFPDRFDENGEFEVPKTLAFAKTDSHADDIIQIIREEFGEGNDFCKKVTYKIEEDPKSVLNRFRNSWNPRIAVTVDMIATGTDVKPLEVLLFMRDVKSINYFEQMKGRGTRTINFDDLKRVTRTAKHTKTHFVIVDAVGATKSKKTDSRPLERKPTTPLKDLLGAVTMGVQDEDLFTSLANRLIRLEKQLTEDEKAKYEELTEGKTLNQTTKDLLNAFDPDLIQSKTQALVSQIPVQDRTPAKEEECRKQAQNELALCAAKTFTGELNDYIVNVHRIHDQIIDTVNTDKILRSEWDSFTKDKAEEVVKNFKEYIEANKDEITALSIFYDQPYRRRELTFKMIKDLLDKLKLEKPLLAPHYVWEAYAQLEKVKGNPPAGRAGSPKNDLVALVSLIRRVTGIDQQLTPYNTTVDKNFQDWVFGKQAGALKFTEEQMGWLRMLKDHIANSFHVEVDDLDYTPFDAQGGRGKMYQLFGDKMDEIINELNEVLAA, encoded by the coding sequence ATGACTGAAAATATTAATCAAAATCCGGAGCAGAAAGCTCGTGACAACATCGACAAAATGTTGGTTGAGGCTGGTTGGATTGTCCAGTCAAAAAAGAAAGTGGACTTGTATGCTTCGAAAGGAGTTGCTGTACGTGAATACCAAACAGACGTTGGACCTGCCGATTATGTCCTTTTTGTCGACAGAAAGCCAGTTGGTGTAATTGAAGCGAAAAGAGAGGAACAAGGTGAGAAACTGACAGTTGCTGAAGATCAATCAAAAGATTATGCTGAAAGCAAACTTAAATACCTGAATAACGACCCACTTCCATTTGTCTATGAAAGTACGGGAGTATTAACGCGATTCACTGACTACCGAGACCCCAAACCAAGATCGAGACCGATTTTTCATTTCCACCGACCTGAAACTCTGTTGGAATGGTTTGGACAAGTAAAAACGCTCCGAGCTAGACTGAAAGATATTCCTGAATTGGATGAGACAGGGCTGAGACCTGCACAGATTAAGGCAATCCGAAATCTCGAAACATCATTCAAAGACAATCGACCCAAGGCTTTGATTCAAATGGCGACCGGAGCTGGGAAAACCTTTACCGCCTGCACCTTTGTGTATCGTTTGCTAAAGCATGCAGATGCCAAGCGCATTCTGTTTGTGGTGGATACCAAAAACCTGGGCGAACAAGCTGAGCAGGAATTTTTGAAATACCAGCCAACAGACGATAACCGGAAGTTCACGGAACTCTACAACGTACAGCGGCTCAACTCAAGTTACATCGCTTCGGACAGTCAGGTTTGTATTTCTACCATTCAACGCCTCTACTCTATTTTGAAAGGGGAAGAATTGGAAGAATCTGCCGAAGAAGAAAATCCGAACGAGAAAAGTTGGCAATGGCAAAAGAAAGAACCCATGCCAGTGGAGTACAATGCCAAAAACCCGATTGAACAATTTGATTTCGTCATCATTGACGAATGCCACCGCTCCATTTACAATTTGTGGAAACAGGTATTGGATTATTATGATGCTTTTCTCATTGGCTTAACCGCTACCCCTGACAAGCGCACATTCGGTTTCTTCAATGAAAATGTGGTGAGTGAATACACTTATGAAGAATCGGTGGCTGATGGTGTAAATGTGCCCTATGATGTGTTTACCATAGAAACGGAAATAACACAGGCGGGGGCAAAAATCAAAGCGAAGGAGTATGTGGACAAACGGGAAAAGCTGACCCGAAAGAAACGCTGGGAACGACTTGACGAAGATTATGAATACACCTCCAACAAACTGGACAAAGATGTAGTCAATCCAAGCCAGATTCGCCATATCATAAAAGCGTACAAAGAGGCATTGCCGAGTATTTTCCCAGACCGTTTTGATGAAAACGGAGAATTTGAAGTACCTAAAACTCTGGCCTTTGCCAAAACGGATAGTCATGCAGACGACATCATTCAGATTATCCGTGAAGAGTTTGGCGAAGGAAATGACTTTTGCAAAAAGGTGACCTATAAGATTGAGGAAGATCCTAAATCGGTTTTGAACCGTTTCCGCAACTCATGGAATCCACGCATTGCAGTTACCGTAGACATGATAGCTACGGGAACAGATGTAAAGCCATTAGAGGTGCTGCTTTTTATGCGAGACGTGAAAAGCATCAACTACTTTGAACAGATGAAAGGCCGTGGAACCCGAACCATCAATTTTGATGATTTGAAACGGGTGACTCGAACGGCCAAACACACCAAAACTCATTTTGTGATTGTGGATGCCGTGGGCGCCACCAAATCCAAGAAAACGGATAGTCGTCCTTTGGAACGCAAACCCACTACGCCTTTAAAAGACTTGCTTGGTGCAGTAACGATGGGTGTACAAGACGAAGACTTGTTTACTTCATTGGCAAATCGCCTGATTCGATTGGAAAAACAATTGACTGAAGATGAAAAAGCCAAGTACGAAGAACTAACAGAAGGCAAAACACTGAACCAAACTACCAAAGACCTACTCAATGCCTTTGACCCTGATTTGATTCAAAGCAAAACACAAGCTTTGGTCAGTCAGATTCCGGTGCAAGACCGAACTCCTGCTAAGGAGGAAGAATGCCGCAAGCAAGCTCAAAATGAACTGGCGCTTTGTGCGGCCAAGACCTTTACAGGAGAGCTCAATGATTACATTGTAAATGTCCACAGGATACATGACCAGATCATTGACACGGTGAACACCGACAAAATTCTGCGTTCGGAATGGGATAGCTTTACTAAGGACAAAGCTGAAGAAGTGGTTAAAAACTTCAAGGAATACATTGAAGCCAATAAAGATGAAATCACCGCTTTGAGCATTTTCTACGACCAACCTTACCGCAGGCGTGAACTCACTTTTAAGATGATCAAAGACCTGCTTGATAAATTGAAATTGGAAAAACCACTTCTTGCTCCACACTATGTCTGGGAAGCTTACGCACAACTGGAAAAAGTAAAAGGCAACCCGCCTGCCGGACGGGCAGGCAGCCCGAAAAACGACTTAGTGGCTTTGGTTTCCTTAATCCGTAGAGTAACGGGAATTGACCAACAACTCACACCCTACAACACAACGGTGGATAAGAATTTTCAGGATTGGGTATTTGGCAAGCAAGCCGGTGCACTCAAATTTACTGAAGAACAAATGGGGTGGCTCAGAATGCTCAAAGATCATATTGCCAACAGCTTTCATGTGGAAGTGGACGATTTGGACTACACTCCATTTGATGCCCAAGGCGGGAGAGGAAAGATGTACCAGCTTTTTGGCGACAAGATGGACGAAATTATTAACGAACTAAATGAAGTTCTGGCTGCCTGA